From the genome of Lentimicrobiaceae bacterium, one region includes:
- a CDS encoding T9SS type A sorting domain-containing protein, with translation MRYFYFLKFMVIVFLLANNGGLNAQSIIEENSQVMPGSSVKYKHYFNSNDYTKILDENGRKVYTLNHLPGQNNTLVGKESVDDVTLNINLVFDPDQYEAPWVINVFDETGYMNGAFWEGANPVTINVPPGSYDIYANFTSGVTSRTSHIVIKELVDVQEETTIEVDVAEADNHITTAIYNETGEPLEPGIYDPGTGTITGGNAGVMADRSLFFAPINSVPAYFSYYWSGRYSEDEEPVWNFYISDVSNRYSIIQTIFGMGYEGDNYFTKYETLTGISESVNLENNPEDWVFLQEKFQPSPLGEAAGAVYPGFSTLSVWEEGCFLGGWMVSNMGGNGIDPEEGFRVYLNNPFDENPSDWLVFPSMVDYRGIIDPECGEEDFLITSNAIVAGNDNEVIYGSGNLSFGQYFLGDAFYNTETGLKFLPFHPQFSFTSTDNLDIKQGNNTPIAVSAVRGVRIKTQYKGRYGETRESDFFNTHVEIKQNSNVVFSGSYIDFMQFFLPDSGLLEATFTNSNIEVDGLAGKNITQVIFDKEAEDATPPTLQMLQFRNISGKVTDRFTSAAEGTVRLAAGDFEFIPGSSHFAYKEGNTVELSYSLYDQNDWTELELTKYPEYFQMPAFGDYYEASLEGIENAGNDVWYDVRIVCTDAAGNKQEQVVSPAFKINNTVGVKEPVNSSGGFYPNPVTDILTVENPGNEPCSVNILNTLGKVVYSGPVTNESTQSMNMKSLNLPSGIYFIQLVSNHKTIAGKKIIYKK, from the coding sequence ATGAGATATTTTTATTTTTTGAAATTCATGGTCATTGTTTTTCTGCTGGCAAACAATGGCGGACTGAACGCTCAGTCAATTATAGAAGAAAATTCACAGGTAATGCCTGGCTCTTCCGTAAAGTACAAGCACTATTTTAACTCCAATGATTACACAAAAATTTTGGATGAAAACGGCAGGAAAGTTTATACCCTCAACCACCTGCCCGGCCAGAATAATACACTCGTTGGTAAGGAAAGTGTAGATGACGTTACTTTAAACATTAATTTGGTTTTCGACCCAGATCAATATGAAGCCCCTTGGGTAATAAATGTTTTTGATGAAACCGGTTATATGAATGGCGCTTTCTGGGAGGGAGCCAACCCGGTTACCATAAACGTGCCACCGGGCAGCTATGATATCTATGCTAATTTTACCAGCGGGGTCACAAGCCGCACAAGCCATATTGTAATAAAAGAACTTGTGGATGTCCAGGAAGAGACCACCATAGAGGTCGATGTGGCCGAAGCAGACAACCACATCACAACCGCGATATATAACGAAACGGGAGAACCTTTGGAACCCGGTATATATGACCCCGGGACAGGCACTATTACAGGAGGAAACGCCGGGGTAATGGCCGACCGCTCCTTATTTTTTGCTCCTATCAACTCTGTTCCTGCCTATTTTAGCTATTATTGGAGCGGTAGGTATTCGGAAGATGAAGAACCGGTGTGGAATTTTTATATTTCGGATGTAAGTAACCGTTACTCCATCATACAAACCATATTTGGAATGGGATATGAAGGCGACAATTATTTCACCAAATATGAAACATTGACGGGAATTTCCGAATCTGTTAACTTGGAAAACAACCCCGAAGATTGGGTATTCCTCCAGGAAAAGTTTCAACCAAGCCCGTTGGGAGAAGCTGCAGGGGCCGTTTATCCCGGGTTTTCAACCCTGAGTGTCTGGGAAGAAGGGTGTTTTTTAGGAGGTTGGATGGTTTCCAATATGGGAGGAAATGGGATAGACCCCGAAGAAGGGTTTAGAGTTTACCTAAACAATCCTTTTGATGAAAATCCAAGTGATTGGCTTGTTTTTCCAAGCATGGTAGATTATAGAGGAATAATAGACCCCGAGTGTGGAGAAGAAGATTTTTTAATCACCAGCAATGCCATCGTGGCAGGAAACGATAATGAAGTTATCTATGGTTCCGGAAATCTCTCTTTTGGTCAGTATTTCTTAGGCGATGCGTTTTACAATACGGAAACCGGGCTTAAATTTTTGCCTTTTCATCCTCAATTCTCGTTCACCTCAACAGATAATTTGGATATCAAACAGGGAAACAATACGCCAATCGCTGTCTCAGCTGTTAGAGGGGTAAGGATTAAGACGCAATACAAAGGAAGATATGGCGAAACAAGGGAAAGTGATTTTTTCAATACCCATGTCGAAATAAAACAAAACAGCAATGTCGTTTTCTCCGGGAGTTATATTGATTTTATGCAGTTTTTCCTGCCCGACAGCGGCCTTCTGGAGGCTACTTTTACCAACTCCAATATTGAAGTAGATGGCCTGGCCGGTAAAAATATTACTCAGGTGATATTTGACAAAGAAGCAGAAGATGCAACTCCCCCTACTTTACAGATGCTGCAATTCCGCAACATATCCGGTAAAGTAACAGACCGCTTTACCTCTGCCGCTGAAGGAACTGTACGTTTGGCTGCCGGAGACTTTGAATTCATACCAGGATCATCCCATTTCGCATATAAAGAAGGCAACACGGTTGAATTATCTTACAGCCTGTACGACCAGAATGATTGGACAGAACTCGAACTCACCAAATATCCCGAGTATTTCCAAATGCCTGCATTTGGAGACTATTACGAGGCTTCACTGGAAGGAATTGAAAACGCGGGAAATGATGTTTGGTACGATGTAAGGATCGTTTGTACGGATGCTGCCGGAAACAAGCAGGAACAGGTTGTTTCGCCTGCCTTCAAAATCAATAATACGGTAGGTGTGAAAGAACCCGTTAATTCATCCGGTGGCTTCTACCCCAACCCCGTAACTGACATTCTTACTGTTGAAAACCCGGGCAATGAGCCCTGCAGCGTAAACATTCTGAATACATTAGGTAAGGTTGTCTATTCCGGCCCTGTCACGAATGAAAGCACACAAAGCATGAATATGAAATCACTGAACCTCCCCTCCGGGATATATTTCATTCAATTAGTTAGCAACCACAAAACCATTGCCGGCAAGAAAATAATCTATAAAAAGTAA
- a CDS encoding IS4 family transposase — translation MNSGKYVFTQLLQFVNRYEFEKCVNRYNGDHRIRNLNCWNQFLQLFFGQLTSLNSLRDICLCLKAHKKKLYHLGIKQHVEQSTLSRANENRNWHIFADFGEYLIKLERPLYQDTPISNIDIDNDVFALDSTTISLSIKLFQWAPGKYSRGAIKVHTLLDLRGSIPTFILITDGKYHDSNALDEIIPVSNAIYLMDKAYVDFLALYNIHKVGAYFVTRAKISLDYIEIERNFNIDDSMGLKGDKTIKLNGYKSKKLYPENLRLVEYYDQEKALLLVFLTNNFDVSALEVARLYKNRWQIEVFFKWIKQNLTIKRLWGHSENAVNIHIWVAICTYLIVAYIKHSLKTNLSVYETMQILGISAFDKTSVKELLTEVQANQNVK, via the coding sequence ATGAATTCAGGTAAGTATGTATTCACCCAGCTTTTACAATTTGTCAACAGGTATGAGTTTGAAAAATGTGTAAATCGGTATAATGGTGACCACAGGATCAGAAATTTGAATTGTTGGAACCAGTTTTTACAACTTTTCTTTGGTCAACTGACTTCTCTTAATTCATTACGTGATATTTGTTTATGTCTTAAAGCTCACAAGAAGAAGCTTTATCATCTGGGTATTAAGCAACATGTTGAACAATCAACTTTATCGCGGGCAAATGAAAATCGTAATTGGCACATATTTGCTGATTTTGGAGAGTATCTGATAAAACTGGAAAGACCTCTTTATCAAGATACCCCAATCTCCAATATCGACATTGACAATGATGTGTTTGCTTTAGATTCGACAACGATATCGCTTAGCATCAAGTTGTTCCAATGGGCACCTGGAAAATACTCACGGGGTGCAATAAAAGTCCATACCTTGCTTGATTTGCGGGGTAGCATACCGACCTTTATCCTTATTACCGATGGTAAATACCATGACAGCAACGCACTTGATGAGATCATTCCAGTTTCTAATGCTATTTATTTGATGGATAAGGCTTATGTCGATTTTCTCGCATTGTACAATATCCATAAAGTAGGGGCATATTTTGTAACCAGAGCAAAAATATCGCTCGATTATATTGAAATCGAAAGAAACTTCAATATTGATGATTCAATGGGGTTAAAAGGTGATAAAACCATCAAACTTAATGGGTATAAGTCTAAAAAACTTTACCCGGAGAACCTTAGGCTTGTTGAATATTACGACCAAGAAAAAGCCTTATTGCTCGTGTTTTTAACCAACAATTTTGACGTATCGGCCCTTGAAGTTGCACGTTTATACAAAAATCGATGGCAAATAGAGGTGTTTTTCAAATGGATAAAGCAGAACCTCACCATCAAAAGATTATGGGGTCACTCAGAAAATGCAGTAAACATTCATATATGGGTGGCTATCTGCACTTATCTGATTGTGGCATATATCAAGCATTCACTCAAAACCAACTTGTCGGTTTACGAAACAATGCAAATTTTAGGAATATCTGCTTTCGATAAAACTTCAGTTAAGGAACTGCTTACCGAGGTACAAGCCAATCAAAATGTCAAATAA
- a CDS encoding TonB-dependent receptor — protein sequence MNCRFVVLLCISFSFGVSFAQKPVRDTLRLKGVEITGTKTLLKDKSITPMQTLTKIELERIAGNTAADAIKTFSGVTLKDYGGIGGLKTVMVRSLGANHTGVFMDGVPFSDMATGQIDLGKVSTGNSNDVSLIIGQSSAHCLPARYYASASIISIQSEKPAFINKNINVKAGIKAGSFGLFNPVFTIQNRWNKTTYSDFSFDYTSAAGDYPVKIDYGNNHDSTQKRKNSDIESLNINGSVVSVLCDSSKLSLKLYYYNSERGLPGAVIYYNPFASQRLWNSDFFANLQFRSNNKKHWEWLTNLKFSRNWLRYLDPDYLNTSGKLDNHYLQQEYYFSQVVAWKPVDSLRLSLASDFFINKLDANLDDFVTPIRYSFLNVFALQYSRNRIECNGNLLATLVHDETEKGKSAPSRSILSPSFSAGYKLMDFPSLRIRFLYKDIFRMPTFNDLYYTLVGNNELNPEYAREYNLGLTAYCNFDFIDYVSLKADAFYNYVKDKIVAVPTKNLFVWSMRNIGKVDVRGAELQYDMKTRPLWDISYALSCNYTYQEATDVTDENSSTYNQQIPYIPYETFSARASATYRSFSLSYNALYNGYRYVLGENIYENMLSSWWTSDVSLLYEIKRTLYSVRLKGEISNLFDTQYEVIRSFPMPGRAYAFAITVVY from the coding sequence ATGAATTGCCGGTTTGTAGTATTGTTATGTATCAGCTTTAGCTTTGGAGTATCTTTTGCCCAGAAACCGGTAAGGGATACGCTCCGGCTAAAAGGCGTGGAAATAACCGGCACAAAAACACTGCTTAAAGACAAGTCAATAACTCCCATGCAAACCCTTACCAAAATTGAACTGGAAAGGATTGCCGGAAATACTGCTGCCGATGCCATTAAGACTTTTTCAGGGGTTACACTCAAAGATTATGGTGGTATAGGTGGCTTAAAAACGGTGATGGTACGAAGTTTGGGAGCCAATCATACAGGTGTATTCATGGATGGCGTACCTTTCAGCGACATGGCTACCGGACAAATTGACCTGGGAAAAGTATCAACCGGAAATTCCAACGATGTGTCTTTGATTATTGGACAGAGTTCTGCCCATTGTCTGCCTGCACGTTATTATGCATCAGCGAGCATCATCAGCATACAATCAGAAAAACCTGCCTTTATCAATAAAAACATAAATGTAAAAGCCGGAATAAAAGCAGGCTCTTTCGGTCTTTTTAATCCGGTTTTTACCATACAAAATCGTTGGAATAAAACTACTTATTCTGATTTTTCCTTCGATTATACCAGTGCTGCCGGAGATTATCCGGTAAAAATAGACTATGGTAACAACCATGATTCTACGCAAAAACGGAAAAATTCTGATATAGAATCCCTGAACATTAACGGAAGTGTGGTTTCGGTGCTTTGCGACAGTTCTAAGCTTTCGCTGAAACTATATTATTACAATTCGGAAAGGGGATTACCGGGTGCAGTAATTTATTACAATCCCTTTGCCTCGCAACGGCTTTGGAACAGCGACTTTTTTGCCAATCTTCAGTTCCGCAGTAACAATAAAAAACACTGGGAATGGCTTACCAACCTGAAGTTTTCGCGTAACTGGCTGCGCTATCTTGACCCGGACTACCTGAATACAAGTGGAAAACTGGATAATCATTATCTTCAGCAGGAATATTATTTTTCGCAGGTTGTTGCCTGGAAACCGGTTGATTCGCTTCGTTTATCATTGGCTTCTGATTTCTTTATAAATAAGCTGGATGCTAATTTGGATGATTTTGTTACCCCGATCCGTTATTCTTTTCTTAATGTTTTTGCCCTGCAGTATTCACGTAACAGAATAGAATGTAACGGCAACCTGCTTGCTACGTTGGTGCACGACGAAACAGAAAAGGGAAAATCTGCACCTTCGCGAAGCATTCTCAGTCCTTCGTTTTCTGCCGGGTACAAGCTGATGGACTTTCCTTCGCTTAGAATACGATTCCTTTACAAAGACATCTTTCGTATGCCTACTTTCAACGATTTATATTATACCCTTGTGGGAAACAATGAACTGAATCCTGAATATGCCAGGGAATACAACCTTGGGCTGACAGCTTACTGTAATTTTGACTTTATTGATTATGTGTCGCTGAAAGCGGATGCTTTTTACAATTATGTAAAGGATAAAATTGTGGCTGTTCCTACCAAAAATCTTTTTGTTTGGTCGATGCGGAATATTGGTAAAGTGGATGTTCGGGGTGCAGAATTGCAGTATGACATGAAAACCCGCCCGCTTTGGGATATCAGCTATGCACTTTCGTGTAATTATACTTACCAGGAAGCTACTGATGTTACGGACGAGAACTCTTCCACTTACAATCAGCAAATTCCATATATCCCTTACGAAACTTTCTCGGCAAGGGCTTCCGCAACCTATCGTTCTTTTTCTTTAAGTTATAACGCTTTGTATAATGGCTATCGCTATGTGCTTGGAGAAAATATTTATGAGAATATGCTTTCTTCCTGGTGGACGAGCGATGTGTCTTTGCTCTATGAAATAAAAAGAACCTTATATTCTGTAAGACTGAAAGGAGAGATCAGTAATTTATTTGATACCCAATATGAAGTAATACGTAGTTTCCCCATGCCGGGACGCGCCTATGCTTTTGCCATAACCGTAGTATATTAA
- a CDS encoding DUF4465 domain-containing protein translates to MKKITLSVLLMFSSILLFAQYPPAAGQEGSTAIKWDSAIFQSWATGCEVHRGLIQIDDPTITYGGYNHASFGTPSITLGQAKESSMDVASLGDGGYAILTFDRTIINGDGFDFAVFENGFSDAFLELAFVEVSSDGTHFVRFPSVSLTDETTQVGGYDALNPTKINNLAGKYRQGYGTPFDLADLADSANLDINNIRYVKITDVVGNILEPYCSYDSQGHKVNDPWPTPYYSCGFDLDAVGIIHAGTPYLMSTFNDLTLDANSYWNGSDGTGGFNSGVAHFSNTYDNTYFSWNGFAYSSMNDTSTAGYTNQYSAYTRDALETAGVDGDSTNYAVCFVATDWMNGNVPIPAEINFTDNHSHHISGFYVTNDTYTALSMINGDGYAKKFGGVTGNDPDWYRLIVRGYDSQNIITDSVIFYLADYRFEDNSQDYVVKDWRWVDLSLLDEVTKLDCYVESTDAGLYGINTPAYFCMDNLALLPSGTYGINDNPVAKTDIHVYPNPCADYCYVSNAKESEVTLLDVTGKQLLCKKCTEASFMINTSALKPGYYLLRVINGTEISTVKLIKK, encoded by the coding sequence ATGAAAAAAATTACTTTATCCGTTTTATTAATGTTTTCGTCCATATTGCTGTTTGCTCAATATCCTCCCGCTGCCGGTCAGGAAGGTTCTACGGCTATCAAATGGGATTCTGCCATTTTTCAATCCTGGGCTACGGGTTGCGAGGTACACAGAGGATTGATTCAAATAGATGATCCTACTATAACTTACGGAGGTTACAATCATGCTTCTTTCGGAACGCCTTCCATCACATTAGGGCAGGCAAAGGAAAGTTCTATGGACGTAGCAAGCTTAGGTGATGGTGGTTATGCCATATTAACCTTTGACCGTACTATCATTAACGGGGATGGATTTGATTTTGCCGTGTTTGAAAATGGGTTTAGTGATGCTTTTCTCGAACTTGCTTTTGTGGAAGTAAGTTCTGATGGTACTCATTTCGTAAGGTTTCCATCGGTATCGCTTACCGATGAAACTACCCAGGTAGGAGGCTATGATGCATTGAATCCTACCAAGATTAATAACCTCGCAGGGAAATACCGTCAGGGTTATGGTACTCCTTTCGATCTTGCCGACCTTGCTGATTCTGCCAATTTAGACATAAACAATATACGTTATGTTAAGATTACAGATGTGGTTGGAAATATTCTTGAACCTTACTGCTCTTACGATTCGCAAGGACATAAAGTTAATGATCCCTGGCCTACACCGTATTATTCCTGTGGCTTCGACCTGGATGCAGTAGGAATTATCCATGCCGGAACACCTTATCTTATGTCAACATTTAACGATCTGACTTTAGATGCCAATTCTTACTGGAATGGTTCCGATGGAACCGGCGGATTCAACAGCGGGGTGGCTCATTTTTCCAATACTTACGACAATACATATTTTTCGTGGAATGGTTTTGCTTACAGTTCGATGAACGATACGTCAACAGCAGGTTATACTAACCAATACAGTGCCTATACAAGGGATGCCCTGGAAACTGCCGGCGTGGATGGCGATTCTACCAACTATGCCGTATGCTTTGTTGCTACCGACTGGATGAACGGTAATGTACCTATCCCTGCAGAAATCAATTTTACGGATAATCATTCGCATCATATTTCAGGTTTTTATGTTACAAATGATACTTATACGGCTCTTTCGATGATCAACGGAGATGGTTATGCCAAAAAATTTGGCGGAGTCACAGGCAACGACCCGGATTGGTACCGTTTGATCGTACGCGGATATGATAGCCAGAATATCATTACCGATTCCGTAATTTTTTATCTTGCCGATTATCGTTTTGAAGATAATTCACAGGATTATGTGGTAAAAGACTGGCGGTGGGTTGACCTTTCTTTACTTGATGAGGTAACGAAACTGGACTGTTACGTTGAATCAACCGATGCCGGTTTATACGGAATAAATACTCCTGCCTATTTTTGCATGGATAATTTAGCCTTGTTGCCAAGTGGTACTTATGGTATTAACGATAATCCTGTTGCAAAAACAGATATTCATGTTTATCCCAATCCATGTGCTGACTATTGTTATGTAAGCAATGCCAAAGAAAGTGAAGTTACTTTGCTGGATGTTACCGGCAAGCAGTTATTGTGTAAGAAATGTACGGAGGCATCTTTTATGATAAACACTTCTGCATTAAAACCAGGATATTACCTGCTGAGGGTAATTAATGGAACGGAAATAAGTACAGTTAAACTAATAAAAAAATAA
- a CDS encoding class I SAM-dependent rRNA methyltransferase, whose protein sequence is MFTQILLKKGKEEPLRRFHPWVFSGAIDKIKGKVQEGDIVEVFSATGEYLATGFYQHNSIAVKIFSFERTDADYAFWKEKIRKAFVYRQSIGASGLDATNAYRLFFTEGDGIPGLIADVYASTVVIQAHTAGVYALRHQLADAITEVLGEKVDAVYDKSCETLPGIATQNEYLKGEKSSTIIKENNHRFHIDWEQGQKTGFFLDQCCNRQLLATYAAGRNVLNMFCYTGGFSVYALQAGAERVVSLDSSRKAIELTEENVAINSFTGDRHQSIVSDAKKYLENLPAKYDLIILDPPAFAKHLSQRKQAIKGYKYINYQVIKHIKPGGLLFTFSCSQAIDRNLFTSTVVSAAIEAGRNVRIMHHLTQSPDHPVNAFHPEGEYLKGLVLWVE, encoded by the coding sequence ATGTTTACACAAATACTACTGAAAAAAGGTAAAGAAGAGCCTTTGCGTCGTTTTCATCCCTGGGTATTTTCGGGAGCCATTGATAAGATAAAAGGAAAGGTACAGGAGGGGGATATTGTAGAAGTGTTTTCGGCAACAGGGGAATACCTGGCTACCGGTTTTTATCAGCATAATTCAATAGCCGTTAAAATCTTTTCTTTCGAACGTACCGATGCCGACTATGCTTTCTGGAAAGAAAAAATCAGGAAAGCGTTCGTTTACCGGCAAAGTATAGGTGCAAGTGGTTTGGATGCTACCAATGCATACCGGCTTTTTTTTACCGAAGGCGACGGAATACCCGGGCTGATTGCCGATGTGTATGCTTCTACTGTTGTTATTCAGGCGCATACTGCTGGGGTGTATGCACTGCGACATCAGTTAGCCGACGCCATAACCGAAGTGCTGGGCGAAAAAGTTGATGCCGTGTACGACAAAAGTTGCGAAACCCTGCCGGGAATAGCTACGCAAAACGAATACCTGAAAGGAGAAAAAAGCAGTACTATTATTAAGGAGAACAATCACCGCTTTCATATTGATTGGGAGCAGGGGCAAAAAACGGGCTTTTTCCTCGATCAGTGCTGCAACCGGCAATTGCTTGCAACCTATGCTGCAGGAAGGAATGTGCTGAATATGTTTTGCTATACGGGAGGCTTTTCGGTGTATGCGTTGCAGGCGGGGGCTGAAAGGGTGGTGTCGCTCGACAGCTCGCGAAAAGCCATAGAACTTACGGAAGAAAATGTTGCCATTAATAGTTTTACCGGTGACAGGCATCAATCAATAGTGTCAGATGCTAAAAAATATCTCGAAAACCTGCCAGCAAAATACGATCTTATTATTTTAGACCCACCCGCCTTTGCCAAACATTTAAGCCAGCGCAAACAAGCGATAAAAGGTTATAAATATATCAATTATCAGGTTATAAAGCATATTAAACCAGGTGGTTTGCTGTTTACTTTCTCCTGCTCACAGGCTATTGACAGGAATTTGTTTACTTCCACAGTGGTGTCGGCTGCCATTGAAGCCGGGCGTAATGTGCGCATTATGCACCACCTTACCCAGTCGCCCGACCACCCTGTAAATGCATTTCACCCGGAAGGCGAATACCTGAAAGGGCTGGTGCTTTGGGTTGAGTAG
- a CDS encoding AI-2E family transporter has product MIKIHKIALAAGIVLLAFLAWYFSTIVSYICIAAIVSFIGQPMVTRLNSIHIRKRKLPPVVSTLITLFLLLLVITLFILLFVPLIAHEAKVLSAIDYNKMLEDIQVPLARLEMMLNDYGILAHGETLQSALKTQLRSIIDVATFSDFFGQIISFTGSFFVGLFSVLFISFFFLKDEHLFYKGIMLLVPLKYKEQTSRVLDETKHLLSRYFTGLIIELISVIALLSIGLSILGVKNALIMAFFGGIMNIIPYVGPVIGTSVGVILGVAGSLDSGLTTDLLWLTLFIIAVFGITNSIDGMLLQPFIFSNSVKAHPLEIFLVILVAGSVSGIVGMIIAIPVYTVIRIVAREFFSRFRIVKQLTDKM; this is encoded by the coding sequence ATGATAAAAATCCATAAAATAGCCCTCGCAGCCGGAATAGTACTCCTGGCATTTTTAGCATGGTATTTCAGCACCATTGTTTCCTATATTTGTATAGCTGCTATCGTTTCGTTTATCGGGCAACCGATGGTAACCCGGCTCAATTCTATCCATATCAGGAAACGGAAATTACCTCCCGTCGTCAGCACCCTAATCACCTTATTCCTGTTGCTACTGGTGATTACCTTATTCATTCTGTTATTTGTCCCCCTCATAGCGCATGAAGCGAAAGTTCTTTCAGCCATTGATTACAACAAAATGCTTGAAGATATTCAGGTTCCTCTTGCCCGCCTCGAAATGATGCTGAATGATTATGGCATACTTGCACATGGAGAAACCTTGCAATCGGCATTAAAAACTCAGTTACGCTCTATCATTGATGTTGCCACCTTTTCCGATTTTTTCGGACAAATCATCAGTTTTACAGGTTCTTTTTTTGTGGGATTATTTTCAGTGCTGTTTATCAGTTTTTTCTTTTTGAAAGATGAACATTTGTTTTACAAAGGAATAATGCTGCTTGTCCCTTTGAAATACAAAGAACAAACCTCACGTGTGCTCGACGAAACCAAGCACCTGCTAAGCCGGTATTTTACAGGTTTAATTATCGAATTGATAAGCGTAATCGCATTACTGAGCATAGGACTGAGCATTCTGGGAGTTAAAAACGCACTGATTATGGCGTTTTTTGGAGGAATAATGAATATCATTCCCTATGTGGGTCCGGTTATCGGCACTTCGGTAGGGGTAATTCTGGGTGTTGCAGGTAGCCTTGATTCAGGATTAACTACGGATTTGCTGTGGCTTACCCTGTTTATCATTGCCGTTTTTGGCATTACCAATAGCATTGACGGAATGCTTCTTCAGCCTTTTATTTTTTCAAATAGCGTAAAAGCCCATCCCCTCGAAATCTTTCTGGTAATTTTAGTTGCCGGCAGCGTTTCGGGTATAGTAGGTATGATTATAGCTATTCCCGTTTATACGGTTATCCGCATCGTGGCGAGGGAATTTTTTAGCCGGTTCCGCATTGTAAAACAACTTACCGATAAAATGTAA
- a CDS encoding SPASM domain-containing protein — MKKWIIRLNNCYSLLNLMTFRRLLNLSKLVLSYFMSVILKKPVYWGMPFSIAIEPVAFCNLQCKECPTGKQNLQRETGTMEFDVFKKIIDDLPPEVFYLTLYFQGEPYLNKHFFEMAAYACSRRLYVSSSTNGHFLDINSARNTINSGVHRLIVSLDGTDVESYSSYRTGGDFNKVTEGILTLSEQKKQLKSLHPYLIAQCIVLRTNEHLLGKFQSLSKKLGADAVSIKTAQFYDLTDSNPLIPSLENYSRYSRDSQGMYHIKNPLHNHCFRMWSGAVITWDGQLLPCCYDKDASYTYGNLNREPFRRLWKNEKASAFRKAVFSHRKAIDICRNCTE, encoded by the coding sequence ATGAAAAAGTGGATTATACGGCTAAATAATTGTTACTCATTGCTTAATTTGATGACTTTCAGGCGTTTGCTCAACCTGAGTAAACTTGTTTTGAGTTATTTTATGAGCGTGATACTGAAAAAGCCTGTTTACTGGGGTATGCCTTTTTCGATAGCAATTGAGCCTGTAGCTTTTTGCAATCTGCAATGTAAAGAATGTCCTACAGGGAAACAAAACCTGCAACGGGAAACCGGTACCATGGAATTCGACGTTTTTAAAAAAATCATTGATGACCTTCCCCCTGAAGTGTTTTACCTTACTCTTTATTTCCAGGGAGAGCCTTATCTTAATAAGCATTTTTTCGAAATGGCGGCTTACGCCTGTTCCCGGAGGCTGTATGTTTCTTCTTCTACAAACGGACATTTCCTCGATATTAACAGTGCCCGCAACACCATTAATTCGGGTGTTCACCGGCTCATAGTGTCGCTCGACGGTACCGATGTCGAAAGCTACTCATCTTATCGTACCGGTGGCGACTTTAATAAGGTTACGGAAGGAATACTTACCCTGTCGGAACAGAAAAAACAATTGAAAAGCCTGCACCCTTATCTTATCGCACAGTGCATTGTGTTACGAACCAATGAGCACCTGCTTGGAAAATTTCAATCATTGAGTAAAAAACTTGGTGCCGACGCCGTAAGCATAAAAACCGCCCAGTTTTACGATCTCACCGACAGTAACCCGTTGATACCTTCACTTGAGAATTATTCGCGCTATAGCCGGGATAGTCAGGGTATGTACCATATCAAAAATCCGCTGCATAATCATTGTTTCCGCATGTGGAGTGGTGCTGTAATTACCTGGGATGGCCAATTATTGCCCTGTTGTTACGACAAAGATGCTTCGTACACGTATGGAAATCTTAACCGTGAACCCTTCCGCCGGTTATGGAAAAACGAAAAGGCTTCCGCTTTCCGAAAAGCAGTTTTTTCACACAGGAAAGCGATAGATATTTGCCGGAATTGTACCGAATAG